Part of the Deinococcus roseus genome, CACACCCCACACAATGACCATGGTCCAGAGCCGCCATTTGTCAGGCAGGGCCAGCATGGCAATGGGGGTGTAACTGCCTGCAATCAGCAGAAAGATGGCGCTGTGGTCCAGTTTGCGCAGCCACAACAGCACTTTGTCTTTCACAAAGAACGAATGGTAGGAGGCACTGGCCAGGTACAGCAGGAACATGCTGACCCCGAAGATCAGGAACGGCCACCAGTGAACCCCTCCCCTGTATGCAAAGATGCACAGGAGCACCGTGAGGATGACGGCTTTTCCAGCCCCCAGCCAGTGGGTGATTGCATTGATGGGTTCACGCAGGTGCTTCAACATAAGCCCATTATACCTTTGTACCGGGTTCAATAAGTGTGCAACCCATGTGTGTGTCTGCACCATTTTCGTCGCGGTGTACACGGTTTTTGTCACAGGTTCTCCTTCAATCCTTCAGAGCCATGCCCGTGCGTATTGTCTGGGAGCCTCGGGTTTCACGCCCAGGGCTTTGGCAGCCAGTTGTGCCCAGTGCGGCTCTCGGAGCACTGCACGGGCCAGCAAAACCACATCCGCTTGCCCGGTAACCACAATCTGTTCAGCCTGCTGGGGTTCAGTGATCAGGCCCACAGCTCCGGTAGGAATGCCTGCCTCGTGTTTGATCTGCTCTGCAAAACGCACCTGATAACCCGGTTCCACAGGAATTTTTGCAGTGGCAACATTGCCCCCTGTGGATGTGTCGATGAGGTCCACACCTG contains:
- the trhA gene encoding PAQR family membrane homeostasis protein TrhA encodes the protein MLKHLREPINAITHWLGAGKAVILTVLLCIFAYRGGVHWWPFLIFGVSMFLLYLASASYHSFFVKDKVLLWLRKLDHSAIFLLIAGSYTPIAMLALPDKWRLWTMVIVWGVALAGVILKLVTMKLPRWISTVLYLAMGWMSVVLMPQLIAHFSWTPMVWMCIGGLFYSIGAVIYATKKLNPIPGVFGFHEIWHLFVLGGTASHAVTMFYLTSRVA